The DNA region CACACTTAATTTTTAACgtgtatttattttagttttattattCGAGTTATGTTCCAGATAAAGGTACGTGAAATCATGTTTACGTTTCTCTATCTCAACATCGATACATTACGCCCGTCTTATTGTGCTTTACTTACGCCTTAAATATATTTGCTACAAGAATAAATCCATTTGCGAACATAACATGTGGAAGAGACGTGGAAGAGACTgttcaaaaatatattgcatcaaATAGTTAAGTTTCTGCATACGTTCACATGCATCAGCTCAATACAATGTCTTTTCTTCGCAGAAGATAGAGGtttggaaaataaaattgtaCCGCAcaaaaataagtcgtttttttcagaaaagaaCAGAAATCTGACAATAATCTGAGGAAAGAGTGAGCGGAGAGGGTGTTCTATTTGACTTGCACTGCGTTTAAAACGCAACGCAAAAAACCGTGGTACAACAAATTTCGATAACGCGCCTTTTTCACCAAAACTAGTGTTCTTGATGGCGCCCTTTTGTACGACACTTTCTGGAATCCAAGCTTCGTTCTTATCCAGCGTGTTTGGTATGCCTTGTCTTAATGTGGATCATAGCGAAGctcatttcctcattaaatagcCAAATATAAGGTACGGTGGAGGATGTATAGGATTCCCCACTATACatccaaaatttaaattttcgtcaATTTTTTTGGACTGGGTTGCCCAGTAATTTATCTGGTtgtttttctgtaaattttccGATTCAGCGAGACAACACGGCGATGCagtgcttttgtttttttacaagatGGCCGAGCGGGGACTTTCAGTTGAGATCAAGCCAGCCTAGAGTTTCAGCCACATGATTCACAGGTCACTTTTACTAATATCACGTCATCTTTCTTTACATAGGCAGCGTCTTAAACGGAACTTGTGTTGATGCTAGCTTATCGCTGTGATCGCAATGGACGGAATAggtatttttaagaaaactaaGAAACGGTAATaatagctagtatatcactgttttttacatgtaatgaacctctTCTTTGCGTCActtacacctaaagctagctatcatcaacctcgtcctcagggcatcttgtatcttttctgacctcgggacggcgatacgagcATTGCCCTGGAAgaggcctcgtcacgtgaccctccaatacacagtttttctgtgtgtaatatttaatgagatttgtctcatttaatcaaagttttatatataaccttgcagagctaagTGAGCTCGGCGTTTTACGTTACATATACGTACGGCGAGATTGTTTTGATTCCTCTCATACGCAGCACAAACTACTCGCATATTGCCTTTGATTGTTTtctaaatgtataaatatacaatcatgttttttaggctgctgtttacttgaagaaattcaagcaatttagttatgtgtattttactgaattagcaagcactgggttgcaaaacttgtagctaggggaaACTTGGGATTTGGTAAATGATTTGCCCACCTGACCATAGCACTTTGTTGCTTCTCTAAAAGTAGGCATACTAAAAGTAGGCagaaatttaacttcatattaacatttacattttttattcattttggctgaactttagaattctcattTACTGTAAGTTCATATCTGTGTCTTCATTACTGCTTTATATGATACCACGATTTTGCTGTACGAATCTCAAAGttgcttttttattaattttttgcacaaaatataTTTGAACAATAGTTAACTGAAACTAAATTCGTATATGGTGGATTCACTGCGTGGGTGAAAAAGGCttcaaaaaagtattttctttagaagtcttttttgcttttacattttgtggtcttaacatttccaaaaagccacccattactgataaattctgctttttcttttcctaatgacatgtttttaaaacgcattacagcttttttgtttttaactcaacaAGCTCACATTTTATTGCACACacagatatacaaaaacaaggtttttttgtttaaaacttaaaaaatttatcaaaagcatTGTGTCCACATATGATCTGCTTTATCGATTCAATGTATCACTTTACAAAAATTGGTATACGATTTTACCAACAGCAAAGTATTGCtaccttaaaagaaaaaaaagtttggggaataattttttgaggaaattttttggggattttggaccaaaattagttccaTAAAATCGCACTTTTTAGAGCTCATCAGAATTTTGCTGCTGTTCAAAAAACGATTCTTAattgatatatacatctatttattgcttggaaaatatttaaaatgccaaactagctaaccgtgaagattaattcagtattctTATAAGAGCATCCAATGacaaaaatatttcagcaaaaaGATATTCTTTGCAACTAAATTTTTCGTTTACTGGCATAATTTAAGGTTAAATCTTAACTAAGGTTAGAAtagctttaaaaattttctgaACCTGTATCTTAGTTAAagttgatatgctgtcaaaaaacgGCTTATCGGCGTCTCTGAAAAGggctaaattctgaaactcagaaagtatgatgataataaaactattttttggctCAATTTCATGAAaccaatatttaaatttttactgaagttatgggACGCTATACTATATACTAGGTTTagtcttttgttatttttttatgttcactgcttTGTAATTAGTATTAAAAGtcttgagataatatatcaGAGTGATGAGCTGTTCAATATCTACCACTATCTTCAGTACATCTTGGATTTAACCATATGCCAgattgagcgctcaatcaaAGTGTGACTAACAATTTGAAATGCGCAGtcaatgataaaatggctcTGACGGTTAACTTACTGGCTTTCTATATTTTCTATGGTAACCAAAGCATATAAAGTTATAAAACATGCCCACTAATAACAgcctgatataatttaaaacgtaatgatacatatattttgtaaaaaaaacattttccacattttgtgcaaaattgttttgtgttcgtatcgccgtcccggggtcagaaaagatacaagatacaTCAACTTtcagaaaaacagaaaaataaaaatgatctgGAAGTCTCAATAATTTCTACATTGGGAAAAAAAATTCCTGATATACAAATAATTtatgtttctgtaacttgacccgCAGTGGTGTAAAAACATTAGAGTATATATATGTTTGGCCACACAACTAAGATTCTAAAGGAAATTTCTCCCCAGGGGGGTTTTTAGTTTTATTGAAAATACATCTTTTGCAGACGTAAAATGGTACTTCAAGCAGTTTAGAAACAATctaaataatttatgaacagttGCCAGCAACGTCCGACTAACCTGGTTCGTTATTTCACCGGTACCAGCAcgatatcaaaaaaattattctgccGGCAGTAAACTTTTTCACCAAAAGCCTTTGGCACAATACATCATTTACAGTAGTGGCCGTTGAGTTGATCACAGAGAAACTAGAAAAAGATAGATGTTGCAGGTTTCAGCTTGCTTACTTTTTTGCTTCTTGCACATAAAGAATCACTTGGTGGATTAGCTAATATCTATAAACGCTTCTAAGAAAATAGATAAGGTCAGAAAGTATGAACTAAGTCTGTTacaaattagctagctagccaggtTACTCAGGTTCGatagtgtttttttctttttatcctCAGCTGAAACATATATCTTGTAATATTAAATTGTGAGACCCAGGTATCTATTATATTATTTCAGCCGATCTACTGTGTCTATATATTCTGGTTATTTAGCAAAGCCTGTGCAGTTtttgtaatgcagtttttgttgTGCGTTTTTTTTTGTGCGGTTTTTATTGTGCGGTTTTTGTTGTGCGGTTTTTGTTGTGCGGTTTTTTTGTGCGGTTTTTGTTGTGCGGTACTTGTTGTGCGGTTTTTGTTGTGCGGTTTTTTTGTGCGGTTTTTGTTGTGCGGTTTTTTTTGTACGGTTTTTGTTGTGCGGTTTTTATTGTGCGGTTTTTTTTGTGCGGTTTTTGTTGTGCGGTATTTGTTGTGCGGTTTTTGTTGTGCGGCTTTTGTTGTGCGGTTTTTGTTGTGCAGTTTTTTTTGTGCGGTACTTGTTGTGCGGTTTTTGTTGTGCGATATTTGTTGTGCGGTTTTTGTTGTGCGGTTTTTTTGTGCGGTACTTGTTGTGCGGTACTTGTTGTGCGGTTTTTGTTGTGCGGTTTTTGTTGTGCGGTTTTTGTTGTGCGGTTATTGTTGTGCGGTTTTTGTTGTGCGATATTTGTTGTGCGGTTTTTGTTGTGCAGTTTCCAACGCTAAGAAACTTGACAcacgtagttttcaaaaaggatattttttttgatcagGCGCCGAAAGAAAGCAGTTTATAATCGACGGAAACCGAAAATTAGCCGTTTTCGAGATTTTCGCGCTCTATACGGTATCGGTCGTTGAAGGTTCTTTAAGAACGCAGTAAAGTATAAtgtaagtaaactcactttccgTGTGATTTTTTAGATTGGGCTTCCAACGCTAAAGAGCTTGAAATATATAGTTTTCACAAATAGTATCTTTTTAATCAGTCTccgaaaaaaagcagtttaatcgacggAAATCGAAAATCATCCGTTTTCGCGGTTTCCGCTCTTTCTACGACATAGTTAACAAAACATTTGTATTCATTTCCTATGGATGTTTGTGTAAAACTTCTGGGTTCTAATGATAAGATTCTTACAGTGAAAATCTATAAAAGATCCAGGTTCATTTACTTGCAGGAGTTTATAGGATAGAGTCACATACTATTTTAATATTACTCTTGCCACGTCAAGTCCAAGTGTAccaattcaaaaacaaaagtaaagtCTCTCTGAATGTAACGATCAATGCTTTCTTTAGCATGCCACTTTGGTTTATGCAGGAATAATCTGCACAAATGTATTACAGCATTAATGTATAGTAGAAATAACTCTAAGTATAGGGTTAAGGTGTgtcagaaacagaaaaaagcaaaaatattgAGTCCTAACTTCCAAGAAAATTCTGTTCTTTTAGTGTAAGTGTTAAAACCGCTTCggcatcttgttttttttttaacattatgtGTTTGGTGCGGGGTAACCGTTCACCAGAGAAATAACTGCTGATGTATAAGAGAACTTAATCTTTTTTCATTAAGGGGGGATTGTCAAACCGTTTCTTTAGCCTGTCAATCACCTCGCCATATAAAAGTTGATCCTTGTTACGCATGAATTCTAAGTATTCAATTTCTCTGTATGACAAGTCATCAAGAATCCGTTTTGATGTATGATGCAATCTCAGTCTCCTAAAATGCAATTGGTGGGTGTGTTAAGATTAGAAAGAGGGAACAAAACCCTTAAGTCCTTAAGTTAAGGAAGGATTGGAAGTTAGGATCAAATCAATGAgaaagggggggggggtacTGGGGACTTAAAGATACTTGCCTAATTCCAACAAGTCCAATGACATAATTTATCAGAAGGTTAACGAGACCAATAATTGAGACAACAATCCCAGTGATCATAGCGAACCACAATAACATAAagacgtattgatacaagatatgtTGAGACATTTCACACAAAACTACATGTACGTTATTGTGAGTTTCAACAACGTGTTTTGCTGAGGTATACACTTCACACAATCCAAAAGGTGGAAGAAACTGGTTCCCTAAAAAGGATACAAAATGCAGTATAAACCATTTGATTAAATAGGCATTTagggttttaaataaaaaatatgagaCGAGAAATTTTCTTTCGTGTAAACGTGGATTGAAACATTagacaacaaaataacaaacgTCAGTAAGTAGAGAATTACCTGGTTTGGGAAATCCTCTTTTTCCCATATAATTAAATGCTAGTGTGTTATTACTTTTGCCCCATTGAATCCATTCGCTTCCGTATTTTCTAAACTTTCCATGAAAAATTGAGTCAGTACATAAAAAAGAAACGAGGTTGACAGCGATGTAGGCAACTTTAACACCTATATTTGCAATCTGTTTAGCTGTCAGCATCTTACTGCATTTTCCTCGTTGCTTGCGATCTTTAAAGTAATACTTGACAATACCATTAATATCTgtttcattcttcttaatagcTTCACGCAAGTTGATTAGATCATGATTGACCGTCTTTGAAATCATGTATGGCAGGTAGTACAACAATGCCAATGCACAGATGAAGAATGGCATGTACTGGTACTataggaaaatataaaaattcgttgaaaacatttttataaaaacttaaaGGAGAAAAAAAGAAGTAGAAAAACTTTACCTGAAGAAAGAAGGATTTTGTCATAGGAATACATTTTAAATTGGAATTAATAAGTTGGTTTGGCTTTTTAGCATCACACAAATATTTTCCATCTATAACTCCATTGTCTGACACATCTTTTGGTACACCATAGTACACTACCAGCTCAATCTTTTCCTTTAGTTCTCTGTACACATAAATACCTTGAACCCAACATGTTGTGGaaacaaaactataaaaatcttCTGAACTAGATTGACTGTCTGTAAAAAAAGGAAAGAGATATACCGAACATATAAGCGAatgaaacaagcaaaaaaagTATACTTACCTGGCACGAACGAATgaacgaacaaacaaacaaacagtcgAACAAATCAATTAATAATATTTACCTGGCACGACACAATTAAATTTATCTTTATACCAACTGATACCAAGCACAATAGTACAAGCCAGTAGAATTTTCACCATGAAAATGCGATTATATTGATCGGAATAACTATCATGGCGTGGTTTTATTTTGATCTTAAATAGATCTTTAATCTCTGTCG from Hydractinia symbiolongicarpus strain clone_291-10 chromosome 6, HSymV2.1, whole genome shotgun sequence includes:
- the LOC130648142 gene encoding uncharacterized protein LOC130648142; translated protein: MHIIKQVNTKLFRFHATFWENIVLKLQYEEVRMSVAATEIKDLFKIKIKPRHDSYSDQYNRIFMVKILLACTIVLGISWYKDKFNCVVPDSQSSSEDFYSFVSTTCWVQGIYVYRELKEKIELVVYYGVPKDVSDNGVIDGKYLCDAKKPNQLINSNLKCIPMTKSFFLQYQYMPFFICALALLYYLPYMISKTVNHDLINLREAIKKNETDINGIVKYYFKDRKQRGKCSKMLTAKQIANIGVKVAYIAVNLVSFLCTDSIFHGKFRKYGSEWIQWGKSNNTLAFNYMGKRGFPKPGNQFLPPFGLCEVYTSAKHVVETHNNVHVVLCEMSQHILYQYVFMLLWFAMITGIVVSIIGLVNLLINYVIGLVGIRRLRLHHTSKRILDDLSYREIEYLEFMRNKDQLLYGEVIDRLKKRFDNPPLMKKD